The window TAGCGAAAGGAAGCTAGGGCACAAGTATGCACCCGGATGTGAGgggggatggaaaaaagggtTGAGAACAAACCACACCGGTGAAGTGCTCGTTCAGGTgcatcacatttttttttttttttttttgcgtatagTTTTTGGAAGAATCTGTTTTTCACTCGCCAGCCGCCGATGCGTGAAGGCGTGCTTTGGGTGAATATAAGGGCCCCCAAAGTGAAGATCACACGAGTGCCTATCGACACTGAGGGGAAAAAGCCCACATGTAACCATCTTAATGAGGAGGataatgcaaaatggggaaaaacaagCGCGATAAGTTTCAAGGGGTGGGGAAATGTGTGTGTAAGGGTTTTCCTCCTGTTGTGTCTTTTCGTCAAGGTGAGCGGTGTGTGTGTGagtttgtgtgtgtggggtAGAACCATGTCGGAGCGCCCCTTGGGGTGATTCCAAAGGTTTATGCTAAACATGGAGGGGTTTTCTTCTCAGTGTGGCTTCTCCCCTAAGAGTTCTCTTATATTTGTTGCCCCCTTCTTAGGTACCCCCCCATAGTGTGAAACAGCGCAGAATGCTATGCACAgttaaaggaagaaaatggagaaactCCAACATAAGCATGAAAGAGCTGGAAGAAAGTGTACAGAAATTAACAGAGCAAGTAGGATATAACGACACATCGGAAGAAgatgaacaaattattatttccatGGAGCTAATAAATAGGAATATTCTAGCCTTTCTAAGGATCAACAAAAAAGCTATCCGAAAATGGTACGAACAATGTCTCAGTGTGAAAACTAGATATTGgcaaattaaaatgaatttttggAGAAGGTTCgaaatttatacatttttcgaattattttttggagaaaaaaccAGAAGAGTAGATAAAATgtggaagaataaaatgtgGGATATTTGGTCCACGTATATTAATAGGATGATGTGGGTAGAAGACGTTGAAGATACTaatcaatttaaaaaaagaataaataaatgttactcctatatatatatacgtgaTAAGTACACCATGAAGAAAAGGCACTTTAGGAAAGTGAAACAGAGGAAGATTATGAATGCATGGAATCACTTTCTAAATTCTTATATGACCAAGtgggagaaggagaggaagaagcagtcCGTGAAAAAGAGGGTGAAGGCCGTTTCCGCTTCGTCGCTCACCTCTCTGGGGCAACAATGCTTGCAGCGCCGTGACGATAGCGGTATCAGCAGTGGAAGCAGCATTGATAGCATCATTGGCGGTTGCATTGATAGCAACGTTGGTAGTACCCCATCTTTGAATATCCTGAGCGCGAGCACGAAGACTGGGCAGAAGGAAAGACCGACAACCAAAACGGGGCCAGCAACAACGGGGCCAGCAACAACGGGGCCAGCTACAACGGGACCAGCAACAGCGGGGACAGCAGCAACGGGACCAACAAAATCTGTGAAGACCAAAACGAAGGTAGCTAAAAAACAGGTATCTAAAAAACGGGTATCTAAAAAACAGGTATCTAAAAAACGGGTATCTAAAAAAGTGGTAGCTAAAAAACGGGTaaccaaaaaagggataacaaaaaaaggggtagccaaaaaagggataaccaaaaaatgggtagccaaaaaaagggcagcTAAAGCGGGGGTGGATAAAAACGGGACGGCCAAAACGGGGGTAGATAAAAACGGGACGGCCAAAACGGGGGTGGATAAAAACGAGACTGCCAAAACGGAGGTGGATGAAAAGGGGCCTACCAAAACGGGGACGACCAAAACGGAGAAGGCCAAAACGGAGAAAGCCAAAACGgaggtagccaaaaaaagggtagaCAAAAAGNNNNNNNNNNAAACGGAGGTGGATAAAAATGGGCCTACCAAAACGGAGAAGGCCAAAACGGAGAAGGTCAAAACGGGggtagccaaaaaaagggtagcTAAAACGGGGGTGGATAAAAACGGGACTGCCAAAACGGGACGACCAAAACGGAGAAGGCCAAAACGGGGGTGGATGAAAACGGGACTGCCAAAACGGGGGTGGATGAAAACGGAACTGCCAAAACGGGGACGACCAAAACGGAGAAGGCCAAAACGGGggtagccaaaaaaagggtagcTAAAACGGAGGTGGATAAAAACGGGACTGCCAAAACGGGGGTGGATAAAACGGGGACAGCCAAAACGGAGAAGGCCAAAACGGAGAAGGCCAAAACGGAGAAGGCTAAAACGGGGGTACCCAAAACAGGCGCGGTCAAAAGCGACGCCACCAAAGCAGCGCAAAGTAAACGAACGAAGATTCCCCCctaccaccaccaccaccatcTGCTATTCGCCGGGACGAATGGACAAACACGCCATCCCTGCAACTCTCGCTGAGCAGAAGCGACGTAAGACACCTCTAGAATCGAGTGTGTAATCTCCACCCAATTATGATtgctctttatttttctgtccaCTCCTACTCCATAGTAGCTTCGGACTAGGTGTTGCTTCTCCTTGCATGAGGAGACATCCCTTGGACAAAACATATGAACTATGTGCCTTTGTTTTTGTGATGTGTACAtaactgattttttttttttttttttttttccacatgtATGAACACTGTCGCATGTGTagtttttttcaatttgtttttaatttatttgttttcaatttttaatttatttgttttcaatttgttttcaatttgttttcaatttgttttcaactttttttcaacttttttttttttaatttattatttttttccaacttggCCCTTTGCGCTAATTTTCGCAGATGTACCCAaatggggacaaaaaaaaaaaaagtacgctgagcgtgcatgtgcatgtaccCAGTTAGGAAAACCTTCTGCGACGTTTGACGTCGACTTTGATGGGAAGTGCTTGACGTTGGGAAGAACAACAGATTGCAGATATGCACATACAagctatatatattttcacattatAGACTAACGAACATAAGTACGCGCCTTAGGGAAAACCAACCCTGGCGGGGTTGCCCACttggtgaacaaaaagaaacacaTAGCCCAGCggaaaaagtgaaagggGGGTACAGCAATGTGGGAACAGGGTAACACAGAATGGGATGAACCAGAAGAGTGAAAAGGGATCTCGGTGTGAATCTATCAGCGTGAGTCACGCGGGGTAATATATCCTCGTTGACTCGCTGTCGACGGGGAATGTTGCCCTGCCCAGTGGGTAGCAAAATGTATCATTTCGTGTTTTCATTCAGTTCAGGTTTAGGCTccgtgtgtatgtgtggggttttttttctcctaagCAGGCGCAGTTATATAGCCCGTGCCCCACGACCGTATACGCAtgcgtgtgtacatatgcatcgAGAAAAGAAGTACATGCTGCTGCGCTGCACTGAGTGTTACGCGTTCTGTCACGCTTTACCGCTGCTCAGATGTGGAAACCCCTCGTTACCAGaacatgttaattttttaaaaaaaacgacgcacctttttttcctgtgttAGAAcaagatagaaaaaaatagcgcaaaaaaaaaaaaaaaaaataagcgcCGCGCCGATAGGGTAGTTTGATCTAGCAAATGGGAAAGAGCCGCTCGACGacttgttattttttctattttgttttattttattttgttttattttagttTAGTTTAGTTTATCTACCGTGGagattttttcaaaccaaCTAATTAGTTAACCGTGAGAAGCTTGTtgcaattttaattaaagtTGGCTCTCACGCGGCTGGATTAACTTCAACAACAGCGTTGACGCGCACCGCAGCGATTGCGACGGCTTCGGTTTCAGCTTTGGCttctatccattttttttgcatgcacgTACAATGGATTTTTTCTAACGACCTAGCTACAATCacgttgaatttttttttttttctggggctccgttatttttttctctccaagGATAAATAATTCTGTACCTTTctaatgtatattttcttaTGTTAGAAAAATAGAGTGGCTTAATGGCTGATTGACCAATTGATAAGCTGACTTATTACTTCTTCTCTCCCCGCCTTCCCAAAACGGATGAGCAAAATCAACGTTTTAAAAACCTCTCTAGAACAGTTGTCGTCATTTTTAGaacgaaaaagaattaaCGTTTCTAGAAAGAGAGCGTGACATCttagcgtaaaaaaaaaaaaaaaaaaaaatttttcattagaagaaggaaggaataattttttaataacaatTAAAATTAGAATTACAATTTCTACTTTTGTTGGAGATtggaatagaaaaaaaaaaaatgttttggtAAAGAAGGAATCTGAGGTGACCAGCCAGGATTGAACATCTGCGTCTTTGTACGTCACTTCGAATTGAACGAAGGTTGCACGGATTTTACGTAGATTGCTCCCTCGTTGGTCTCTGTGTAGTTTTTAGGCAACGTGTTTATTCAGCAACAGTTGCTTGACTGCCCATTAGCAAATAGAGTTCCTCTAGtgttttatcattatatCTCCATACGCAAACTATCTTAACTTactttttttgcgtgttCTTCTGTTCCAACCATGGATCGCCGGCCTCCCAGGAAAAATACCAACCCGTTTATTGACAGTGAGTGTGGAGAGGAGCGCGCGGGGGTGCCACTTGCCTACGCTGCTAACCTT of the Plasmodium cynomolgi strain B DNA, chromosome 7, whole genome shotgun sequence genome contains:
- a CDS encoding hypothetical protein (putative), with translation MLCTVKGRKWRNSNISMKELEESVQKLTEQVGYNDTSEEDEQIIISMELINRNILAFLRINKKAIRKWYEQCLSVKTRYWQIKMNFWRRFEIYTFFELFFGEKTRRVDKMWKNKMWDIWSTYINRMMWVEDVEDTNQFKKRINKCYSYIYIRDKYTMKKRHFRKVKQRKIMNAWNHFLNSYMTKWEKERKKQSVKKRVKAVSASSLTSLGQQCLQRRDDSGISSGSSIDSIIGGCIDSNV